A DNA window from Deltaproteobacteria bacterium contains the following coding sequences:
- a CDS encoding type III pantothenate kinase yields the protein MLLTIDIGNTNITLGVFDGERLVRHWRIGTKKARTADEYGLMLMSLLSHSSIAPSELDAAVMSSVVPPVQETALAALRDYLGIRPLVVEPGVKTGMPIMTDNPREVGADRIVNAVAAYDRFKGPVIVVDFGTAVTLDYITARGEYAGGAIAPGVSVSAEALFHRTSKLPRIELKRPRSVIGKNTLESLRSGLFYGFLSLVDGMVERMRSEAAAETGTGRMNVIATGGFAALFAGGSRTIDETDEFLTLKGLRIIHDTNRPERKRAGAGL from the coding sequence ATGCTCCTGACCATAGACATAGGCAACACCAACATAACCCTCGGCGTCTTCGACGGTGAGCGCCTTGTGCGCCACTGGCGCATAGGCACGAAGAAGGCGAGGACCGCCGACGAGTACGGCCTCATGCTCATGAGCCTGCTCTCCCACTCGTCCATCGCGCCGTCGGAGCTCGACGCGGCGGTGATGAGCTCGGTGGTGCCGCCGGTGCAGGAGACGGCCCTTGCGGCCCTGCGCGACTACCTCGGCATAAGGCCCCTTGTGGTGGAGCCGGGGGTGAAGACGGGCATGCCCATCATGACCGACAACCCCAGGGAGGTGGGCGCCGACAGGATAGTGAACGCCGTGGCGGCCTACGACCGCTTCAAGGGACCGGTCATAGTCGTGGACTTCGGAACCGCCGTAACGCTCGATTATATAACGGCCAGGGGCGAGTACGCCGGAGGCGCCATAGCGCCGGGCGTGTCCGTGTCGGCCGAGGCGCTCTTCCACAGGACCTCGAAACTGCCGAGAATCGAGCTCAAGCGCCCGCGCTCGGTCATAGGAAAGAACACCCTCGAAAGCCTCCGCTCGGGACTCTTCTACGGCTTCCTCTCGCTGGTGGACGGCATGGTGGAGAGGATGAGGAGCGAGGCCGCCGCGGAGACCGGGACGGGACGGATGAACGTCATCGCCACCGGCGGTTTCGCCGCCCTCTTCGCCGGAGGCAGCCGCACCATAGATGAGACCGACGAGTTCCTCACGCT
- a CDS encoding biotin--[acetyl-CoA-carboxylase] ligase — MGRSGAEAGVDAAIVGLLKQRAGRWHSGQALSSELGLSRTAVWKHIKGLRRAGYAIEASPSRGYRLDLSRLPFNAVEIGAGLATEFVGRSLHFHEELDSTNRTAHELAAAGAPEGAAVVAESQRAGRGRLGRRWHSPPGLNIHTSIVLRPAVEPHRAHGLTLMAAVALAETIASTAGVRPALKWPNDVLIEGRKTAGILLELVSEADRVGFVVVGMGVNVNSTADDFPPELRGRATSLRQAAGTELSRTALLQALYLNVEKWYKVLLHAGLGPVLDAWRGYFGHEGRTVRVRGLGGETVEGVCAGVDSDGALLVRRPSGRVERVLAGDVEDFAEDAGRRHEEGPPAPWDRPCS; from the coding sequence ATGGGAAGGAGCGGCGCAGAAGCAGGCGTTGACGCCGCCATCGTGGGGCTTCTCAAGCAGAGAGCGGGGCGCTGGCACTCGGGGCAGGCCCTGAGCTCGGAGCTGGGCCTGTCGCGCACGGCCGTCTGGAAACACATAAAGGGACTGCGCCGGGCGGGCTACGCCATAGAGGCGAGCCCTTCCAGGGGCTACAGGCTCGACCTCTCGCGCCTTCCCTTCAACGCCGTCGAGATAGGCGCGGGCCTTGCCACGGAGTTCGTGGGCCGAAGCCTCCACTTCCACGAAGAGCTCGACTCGACAAACAGGACGGCCCACGAGCTGGCGGCGGCCGGAGCGCCCGAGGGCGCGGCCGTGGTGGCCGAGAGCCAGCGCGCCGGCAGGGGCCGCCTCGGCCGCAGATGGCACAGCCCTCCGGGGCTCAACATCCATACCTCCATAGTCCTGCGGCCCGCCGTCGAGCCCCACCGCGCCCACGGCCTCACGCTCATGGCCGCCGTGGCCCTCGCCGAGACCATCGCCTCCACGGCCGGCGTCCGCCCGGCGCTCAAGTGGCCCAACGACGTGCTCATCGAGGGACGCAAGACGGCCGGCATACTGCTCGAGCTCGTGAGCGAGGCCGACAGGGTCGGTTTCGTCGTCGTCGGCATGGGGGTGAACGTCAACTCCACGGCCGACGACTTCCCGCCGGAGCTGCGCGGCAGGGCCACGTCGCTGCGGCAGGCCGCGGGGACGGAGCTGTCGAGGACCGCCCTGCTCCAGGCCCTTTATCTGAACGTCGAAAAGTGGTATAAGGTACTTCTCCACGCCGGCCTCGGCCCGGTGCTCGACGCATGGCGCGGCTACTTCGGCCACGAGGGAAGGACCGTCAGGGTCCGCGGCCTCGGCGGCGAGACCGTGGAGGGCGTCTGCGCGGGCGTGGACTCCGACGGGGCGCTCCTTGTGCGCAGACCCTCGGGGCGCGTGGAGAGGGTGCTGGCCGGCGACGTGGAGGACTTCGCCGAGGACGCCGGCCGCCGCCATGAAGAAGGCCCGCCCGCGCCCTGGGATCGACCATGCTCCTGA
- the nadC gene encoding carboxylating nicotinate-nucleotide diphosphorylase, protein MEEFVELLVRTAVVEDMGEGDITTDSVVDGRARGEAAIVARERLVLAGLFVAERVFRTVDDRLRVRRLADEGSWVRRGATVAVVKGPLASILKAERTALNFLQRLCAVATLTRRFVDRTARRGVRITDTRKTTPCMRVLERYAVRAGGGENHRFGLFDAVLIKDNHLAAVKVPKGGSAVAEAVRLARERHPDMSIEVETATLAQVREAVAAGADVIMLDNMSEAKMKRAVEIVDGRALVEISGGVTLENVARLARLGADFISVGALTHSAPAADLSLKIVK, encoded by the coding sequence CTGGAGGAGTTCGTCGAGCTGCTGGTGAGGACCGCCGTCGTCGAAGACATGGGAGAGGGCGACATAACGACCGACTCGGTCGTCGACGGCCGCGCAAGGGGCGAGGCCGCCATCGTGGCCCGCGAGCGCCTGGTCCTTGCCGGCCTCTTCGTGGCCGAGCGGGTCTTCAGGACCGTCGACGACCGGCTCAGGGTAAGACGCCTGGCGGACGAGGGGAGCTGGGTCCGGCGCGGCGCGACGGTGGCCGTCGTAAAGGGACCGCTCGCCTCCATACTCAAGGCCGAGCGCACGGCCCTGAACTTCCTCCAGCGCCTTTGCGCAGTGGCCACCCTCACCCGCCGCTTCGTCGACAGGACCGCAAGACGGGGTGTGCGCATCACCGACACGAGGAAGACCACGCCCTGCATGAGGGTCCTCGAACGCTACGCCGTGCGCGCCGGCGGCGGCGAAAACCACCGCTTCGGCCTCTTCGACGCCGTGCTCATAAAGGACAACCACCTGGCCGCCGTAAAGGTCCCGAAGGGCGGTTCGGCCGTGGCCGAGGCCGTGAGGCTTGCAAGGGAGCGACACCCCGACATGAGTATAGAGGTCGAGACGGCGACACTTGCCCAGGTGAGGGAGGCCGTGGCCGCCGGGGCCGACGTCATAATGCTCGACAACATGAGCGAAGCGAAGATGAAGAGGGCCGTGGAGATCGTGGACGGAAGGGCGCTCGTCGAGATATCGGGCGGCGTTACGCTCGAGAACGTGGCGCGCCTTGCCCGCCTGGGAGCGGACTTCATATCGGTCGGGGCGCTCACCCACTCGGCGCCGGCCGCGGACCTGAGCCTTAAGATAGTGAAGTGA